Proteins co-encoded in one Klebsiella michiganensis genomic window:
- the fliI gene encoding ATP synthase (involved in type III protein export during flagellum assembly), translated as MVMVRYQTDLNAWFAQRHSSLSQLSAVSAYGRITGISGILLESSLPQARIGDLCLISRSGDTEVMAEVVGFNPRHTLLSALGPLDGIAQGARVTPLFQPHSISVSDSLFGSVLDGFGRAIDEDSLSAFALASETPDARGVLGDAPPPTDRPRIDTPLPTGIRSIDGVLTIGVGQRVGVFAGAGCGKTTLLAEMARNTPCDAIVFGLIGERGRELREFLDHELDAELRSRTVLVCSTSDRSSMERARAAFTATAIAEAFRNKGKNVLLIIDSLTRFARAQREIGLALGEPPGRGGLPPSVYTLLPGLLERAGKTSRGSITALYSVLIEQDSMNDPVADEVRSLIDGHIVLTRRLAERGHYPAVDVLASLSRTMSNVVPREHIAEASTLRQMMSAYQQVEMLIRLGEYQPGNDPMTDAAVQSQSAINAFLRQANHAPSDFTDTRQQLQEVIAYAPS; from the coding sequence ATGGTAATGGTGCGCTATCAGACCGACCTCAACGCCTGGTTTGCCCAGCGCCATAGCAGCCTGAGCCAGCTTTCCGCCGTCAGCGCTTATGGCCGCATCACCGGCATCAGCGGAATTCTGCTGGAAAGCAGCTTGCCGCAGGCGCGCATCGGCGACCTGTGTCTTATCAGCCGCAGCGGCGACACCGAAGTGATGGCCGAAGTTGTCGGCTTTAACCCTCGCCACACTTTGCTTTCCGCCCTGGGGCCGCTGGACGGCATCGCCCAGGGCGCTCGCGTCACGCCGCTGTTCCAGCCCCACTCTATTAGCGTGTCGGACAGCTTATTTGGCAGCGTGCTGGACGGCTTTGGCCGCGCCATTGACGAAGATAGCCTTTCCGCTTTTGCGCTGGCCAGCGAGACACCGGACGCCCGTGGCGTGCTCGGTGATGCTCCTCCGCCCACGGACAGGCCGCGAATTGATACTCCGCTGCCGACGGGGATTCGCTCCATCGATGGCGTGCTGACGATTGGCGTGGGCCAGCGCGTGGGCGTCTTCGCCGGCGCTGGCTGCGGTAAAACAACCCTTCTGGCCGAAATGGCGCGTAACACGCCGTGCGATGCCATTGTGTTTGGCCTGATTGGCGAACGTGGCCGCGAACTTCGCGAATTCCTCGACCACGAGCTGGACGCCGAGCTGCGGTCACGCACCGTGCTGGTTTGCTCCACCTCTGACCGCAGCAGCATGGAACGCGCCCGCGCGGCGTTTACCGCCACGGCCATTGCCGAAGCGTTCCGTAACAAAGGTAAAAACGTCCTGCTGATTATCGACTCGCTGACGCGTTTTGCCCGCGCACAGCGTGAAATTGGCCTGGCGCTCGGGGAACCGCCCGGCCGGGGCGGCCTGCCACCGTCGGTCTATACCCTGCTACCGGGGCTGCTCGAACGCGCCGGGAAAACCTCGCGCGGCTCTATCACCGCCCTTTACTCAGTGCTGATTGAACAGGACTCGATGAACGATCCCGTGGCCGACGAAGTCCGCTCGCTGATAGACGGCCACATTGTCTTAACCCGCCGCCTGGCGGAGCGCGGGCACTACCCTGCCGTGGACGTGCTGGCCAGCCTGAGCCGAACCATGAGCAACGTCGTCCCTCGCGAACACATTGCCGAAGCCAGCACGCTGCGCCAGATGATGTCGGCTTACCAGCAGGTCGAAATGCTCATCCGCCTTGGTGAATACCAGCCGGGAAATGACCCGATGACCGACGCCGCGGTGCAGTCTCAGTCGGCAATCAACGCGTTTTTACGCCAGGCCAACCATGCCCCAAGCGACTTTACCGACACCCGCCAGCAGCTGCAGGAGGTCATTGCATATGCGCCGTCATAG
- a CDS encoding type III secretion protein — MRRHSEVETPLAPDPQQVALEQVLTLLLPIRRRRLRRSESEQRQHEQQLRHCQEAVEQGERQLAEQKIGYLQLRNDFVPRHAGVTQPLNDLRETLDVEKSTRAGVIQHIQQIHQLHEEVQQQQARLTAAQSAVQRCQREIEKMEYLLNQNQGNAL, encoded by the coding sequence ATGCGCCGTCATAGTGAGGTAGAAACCCCGCTTGCACCCGATCCGCAGCAGGTTGCCCTCGAGCAGGTACTGACGCTTCTGCTGCCCATCAGGCGGCGGCGCTTACGCCGCAGTGAAAGCGAACAACGTCAGCATGAGCAGCAGCTTCGGCACTGCCAGGAAGCCGTCGAACAGGGTGAACGGCAGCTGGCAGAGCAGAAAATCGGCTATTTGCAGCTGCGCAATGATTTCGTGCCCCGGCACGCCGGCGTCACGCAGCCGCTTAACGACCTGCGGGAAACGCTGGATGTGGAGAAATCCACCCGCGCGGGCGTTATCCAACACATTCAGCAAATACACCAGCTGCACGAAGAAGTGCAGCAGCAGCAGGCACGCCTGACCGCCGCGCAGTCGGCCGTGCAGCGCTGCCAGCGGGAAATAGAAAAAATGGAGTATTTGCTCAACCAAAATCAGGGGAACGCTTTATGA
- a CDS encoding type III secretion protein encodes MIHHALKNAHPQPKLWQQSHPAPQPHHQPENAPQTPAPRAPRTPVNSMPTMPPMPARSASSFSRASDRQKLSRDEKEFSDLLSDDEPAPVMPILSLNLFDGSLGGTEQPQQASEPQASALQAMLESHLVQGIEQQESLPARFSLLLPDLGEVVAQITPASGDGLDIALGFSAHAWDKVRGFEQDGQGALSGRLGKKVRLRFKRREAV; translated from the coding sequence ATGATTCACCACGCGCTAAAAAACGCTCACCCGCAGCCGAAGCTTTGGCAGCAGTCTCACCCGGCCCCGCAGCCGCATCACCAGCCGGAGAACGCACCGCAAACGCCAGCCCCTCGCGCACCGCGCACGCCGGTAAATAGCATGCCCACAATGCCGCCAATGCCTGCCCGAAGTGCCTCCTCCTTTAGCCGGGCCAGCGATCGCCAGAAGCTGTCGCGGGATGAAAAAGAGTTTAGCGACCTCCTGTCCGACGATGAGCCAGCCCCGGTGATGCCTATCCTGTCGCTCAACCTGTTTGACGGCTCCCTCGGCGGTACCGAACAGCCGCAGCAGGCCAGTGAGCCCCAGGCTTCTGCCCTGCAGGCCATGCTGGAATCGCACCTGGTGCAGGGCATTGAACAGCAGGAAAGCCTGCCCGCCCGCTTTAGCCTGCTGCTGCCAGATTTAGGCGAAGTGGTGGCGCAAATTACCCCGGCCAGTGGCGATGGGCTGGATATTGCACTCGGTTTTTCTGCTCATGCCTGGGACAAAGTTCGCGGCTTTGAACAGGACGGACAAGGCGCGCTCAGCGGCCGTCTTGGGAAAAAAGTTCGCCTCCGCTTCAAGCGGCGGGAGGCGGTATGA